In Candida orthopsilosis Co 90-125, chromosome 4 draft sequence, a single genomic region encodes these proteins:
- a CDS encoding Gln1 glutamate synthase, translating to MSTSLTENTAILSKYLDLPQNGKVLAEYVWIDAEGRTRSKCKTLNKKPSSVDDLPEWNYDGSSTGQAPGHDSDIYLRPVAYYPDPFRKGDNIIVLNECYNNDGTPNKFNHRHECAKLMKAHADEEVWFGLEQEYTLFDQFDYPYGWPKGGFPAPQGPYYCGVGTGKVVARDVIEAHYRACLYAGINISGINAEVMPSQWEFQVGPCEGIEMGDQLWIARYLLERTAEEFAVKVSFHPKPLKGDWNGAGCHTNVSTKDMRKAGGMKVIEVALSKLAKRHKEHMLLYGADNEQRLTGRHETASSDSFSSGVANRGASVRIPRSVAKEGFGYFEDRRPASNIDPYLVTGIMVETICGSIPDADMAKEFLREIE from the coding sequence ATGAGTACTTCATTAACTGAAAACACTGCTATACTATCGAAATATCTTGATTTACCtcaaaatggaaaagttCTTGCTGAATACGTTTGGATTGATGCTGAAGGTAGAACTAGATCCAAATGTAAAACTTTGAACAAGAAACCATCTAGCGTTGATGATTTACCAGAGTGGAACTATGATGGTTCATCAACTGGTCAAGCTCCAGGTCATGATTCAGATATATATTTGCGTCCTGTTGCTTATTACCCAGATCCATTTAGAAAAGGTGACAAcattattgttttaaatgAATGTTACAACAATGATGGTACTCCAAACAAGTTTAACCATAGACACGAATGTGCCAAATTAATGAAGGCACAtgctgatgaagaagtttgGTTTGGTTTGGAACAAGAGTATACCTTGtttgaccaatttgatTATCCTTATGGATGGCCAAAGGGTGGTTTCCCAGCTCCACAAGGTCCTTACTATTGTGGTGTTGGTACTGGTAAGGTTGTTGCTAGAGATGTTATTGAAGCTCACTACAGAGCTTGTTTATACGCTGGTATTAACATTTCTGGTATCAATGCTGAAGTTATGCCATCACAATGGGAATTCCAAGTTGGACCATGTGAAGGCATTGAAATGGGTGATCAATTGTGGATTGCTAGGTATTTATTGGAAAGAACTGCTGAAGAATTCGCCGTTAAAGTTTCATTCCACCCTAAGCCATTGAAGGGTGATTGGAATGGTGCTGGTTGTCACACCAATGTTTCCACCAAGGATATGAGAAAAGCTGGTGGTATGAAGGTTATTGAAGTTGCTTTAAGTAAATTGGCCAAGAGACATAAGGAACATATGTTGTTGTACGGTGCTGATAATGAGCAAAGATTAACTGGTCGTCATGAGACTGCTTCTAGTGATTCTTTCTCATCTGGTGTTGCCAACAGAGGTGCTTCAGTTAGAATCCCAAGATCGGTTGCCAAGGAAGGTTTCGGTTACTTTGAAGATAGAAGACCAGCTTCCAACATTGATCCATACTTGGTTACAGGTATCATGGTTGAAACCATTTGCGGTTCAATTCCAGATGCTGATATGGCTAAAGAATTTCTtagagaaattgaataa
- a CDS encoding Vma13 protein (similar to C. parapsilosis CPAR2_203360 and C. albicans VMA13 similar to S. cerevisiae VMA13), producing the protein MFANFTTTISNLIHFHHNASNNSPSFATMASRAQTQYNLLRISILSTTKVKIPAKRLCESPSTPTMSQFALDSTYLNDSKKIISERIIPWEGLARSRVVTEDDANHIKILEKQSNENRDNTVKSQLDLYSKVLLNVLSKVDKDDVVKNVLTLINDLLIKVPEFLDSLLNLSSIDKGLPFDPFVKHLDKEPLIKSLALYNIVILAKGSPDKEVIIRTFSAITSLIENSDSNFQFIGVQLLQELVSDRRYKTIYQENNLLTNFKPINALIAKSSTHPNATGLQLSYNVLLATWILSFNAEINKSIIHNFPQIAGSLLLIAKDSIKLKIVRISVAVLKNFVSCCVSSQEQFKVVKLLLFHDALTTVKTLKERKFAQNGSDEELCSDLAYLSDTLEETVKTKLTSFDEYLTALENPKLLSWASPIHKSTDFWLENSGKFKDSNYKLIKRIFDILGANSNDTTICVVLLNDLQYLIKNLGQDLIHFINTEKGGSYKVLIMSFLENNQGNNELRYEALKTIQLLVGHNF; encoded by the coding sequence ATGTTTGCAAATTTCACTACTACAATATCTAATCTCATCCATTTCCATCACAACGCATCCAACAACTCGCCCAGTTTTGCAACCATGGCAAGTCGTGCACAAACACAATATAATTTATTGCGCATTTCTATTTTATCAACGACAAAAGTCAAAATCCCAGCAAAAAGATTATGTGAATCACCATCAACGCCAACCATGTCTCAATTCGCCCTTGATAGTACATACTTGAATGACTCCAAAAAGATTATCAGCGAGAGAATTATACCATGGGAAGGACTCGCGAGATCTAGAGTCGTCACTGAAGATGATGCTAATCATATaaagattttggaaaaacaaTCCAATGAGAATAGAGATAACACAGTTAAATCGCAATTGGACTTATACTCAAAAGTATTACTCAATGTCTTGAGtaaagttgataaagatgATGTCGTCAAAAACGTGTTGactttgatcaatgatTTATTGATCAAGGTACCCGAATTCTTAGACtctcttttgaatttatcatcaattgataaaggTTTACCATTTGACCCATTTGTCAAACACTTGGATAAGGAGCCATTGATTAAATCATTAGCGTTGTATAACATAGTTATTCTTGCTAAAGGTTCGCCAGACAAGGAAGTGATTATCCGTACATTTAGTGCAATTACCCTGCTTATTGAAAACAGTGATTCgaatttccaatttattGGCgttcaattgcttcaagAATTGGTTTCCGATAGAAGATACAAGacaatttatcaagaaaataatCTTTTGACAAACTTTAAGCCAATTAATGCATTAATCGCCAAACTGTCCACTCACCCCAATGCAACCGGTTTGCAATTATCTTATAATGTGTTGTTGGCAACATGGATATTATCCTTCAATGCtgaaatcaataaatcaattataCACAATTTCCCACAAATTGCCGGTAGTCTTTTGTTAATTGCCAAGGATtcaatcaagttgaaaattgtaCGAATTTCTGTTGCCgtattgaaaaactttgtTAGTTGTTGTGTTTCTTCTCAAGAACAATTTAAAGTTgttaaattgttgttgtttcacGATGCATTAACCACCGTAAAGACATTGAAGGAGAGGAAATTTGCTCAGAATGGAAGTGATGAGGAATTGTGTAGTGATCTTGCTTATTTGTCCGATACATTGGAAGAAACAGTCAAGACTAAATTGACTTCATTTGATGAGTATCTTACTGCTTTGGAAAATCCAAAGTTATTGAGTTGGGCATCTCCAATACACAAATCGACCGATTTCTGGTTGGAAAATTCAggtaaattcaaagattCGAATTATAAATTGATAAAGAGGATTTTTGACATCTTGGGCGCCAATTCCAATGATACAACAATTTGTGTGGTTTTGTTGAACGATTTACAATATTTGATTAAAAACCTTGGCCaagatttgattcattttaTCAATACTGAAAAGGGAGGACTGTATAAGGTGTTGATCATGTcgtttttggaaaataatCAAGGAAATAACGAACTCAGATATGAGGCGTTGAAAACAATCCAATTACTCGTGGGACACAACTTTTAA
- a CDS encoding Sap155 protein (S. cerevisiae homolog SAP155 has protein serine/threonine phosphatase activity, has role in G1/S transition of mitotic cell cycle and localizes to) translates to MSFWPFNNSSSSNNTLLKFLDSIHDLSSVSVDDIVKDQTLVQELLNELHTVKGNINKGGNFLFAQSNPDSTHALSDSASLNSQNNDNNNSGSNKESKGIKLIELLIQPHILSGLIEILENSVDFFYQQGLKEEENIKKALAEHTPATDLEEVDEIKEAKGEDKDEVFRRSVQATADILSFDISIISSRIIETPNLINKLWSILKLEHLEENYPSVSYLVHILDQLLEFNSIELLNFIRRQDDLVDTFLAKIEVPAIMDYFFRIIQTDKPDSPTGILDTIAQQDVILKLVDILKPQPVQFDNTPYIPDHQLYFRQSSATDFLKALITISSNAALAVVMETNIGPNQLTRQLVSPEVVNIIVHEIMLQKVQGKSGKTQTNKHGINNCVSIVIELIRKNNSDYDLNCGSYSSLLQNGDGGPGEINSYVMFQWLKDFEQNPPGPRDPIYLGDMLEIFSVNLHRFEELLETEPIPPNGVTSDILGFTRFKISELIAELLHCSNMTLLNSKKIRKIISIRDHIRLQQSKRLKKALDEKIAFVESPNIQDVTSGLDDVSLDDVQFADEDKHDYSNLIKNIESIEDSEDEEPSISPENPFVCEERNKAIRSDPCVGDLFKIKLIDSKVLLSIVSKFTKYEWNNFFHNVVFDLVQQIFNGKLNSYNSFLIVELFKKDQCDLTDLIVRSYENEVEPRPGYMGHLILIGEEIVKFTSLYKPDLISHTIVEAISSEKWNWFVNDILTKTREVYNVVLGADEGDTFDNTDDYVDPDEPKKIILGDTSNHEEFVHDGENEDEDEDMDGPKVADVEVGKMTPSGDITQHAVDEDEELGDPLENNDVDHLSGSSSDEDEEDDGNVLRRVPNHNE, encoded by the coding sequence ATGTCGTTTTGGCCGTTTAACAATTCTTCACTGAGCAACAATACGTTGTTAAAATTTTTGGATTCGATTCATGATCTTTCATCAGTgagtgttgatgatattgtcAAGGATCAAACCTTAGTTCAAGAATTGCTCAATGAATTGCATACTGTTAAAGGGAACATCAACAAGGGAGGCAATTTCCTATTCGCACAGTCCAATCCCGATTCCACTCATGCATTGTCAGACTCGGCGTCTTTGAATTCACAAAATAATGACAATAATAATAGTGGGTCAAATAAAGAGTCAAAGggaatcaaattgattgagcTTTTGATACAACCACATATTTTATCAGGActcattgaaattttagAGAATAGTGTCGACtttttttatcaacaagGTCTAAAGGAGGAGGAGAATATCAAAAAGGCATTAGCAGAGCATACACCAGCAACTGATTTAGAAGAAGTGGATGAGATAAAGGAGGCAAAAGGTGAAGACAAAGATGAAGTATTTCGCAGATCAGTTCAAGCTACGGCTGATATTCTTTCATTTGATATATCAATCATCTCTAGCAGAATAATCGAGACACCCAATCTTATCAACAAACTATGGCTGATATTAAAATTGGAGCATTTAGAGGAAAACTACCCAAGTGTATCTTATCTCGTGCATATATTAGATCAATTACTAGAGTTTAATAGTATTGAGCTTTTAAACTTTATCAGACGGCAAGATGATCTCGTGGACACATTCTTGGCCAAGATAGAGGTTCCAGCAATAATGGACTACTTTTTTCGAATAATTCAAACAGATAAACCAGACTCACCGACAGGAATTCTTGACACCATTGCACAACAAGATGTTATTCTAAAGTTGGTCGACATTTTGAAACCTCAGCCCGTGCAATTTGACAATACACCATACATTCCTGACCATCAGCTATACTTTCGACAAAGCTCTGCTACAGACTTTTTGAAAGCTTTGATTACAATATCATCTAATGCTGCTTTGGCTGTTGTAATGGAGACAAATATAGGACCTAATCAGTTAACGCGACAATTGGTGTCGCCAGAAGTAGTGAACATCATTGTACACGAGATCATGTTGCAAAAAGTGCAAGGGAAAAGTGGCAAAACTCAAACCAATAAACACGGAATCAATAACTGTGTCAGCATAGTCATTGAACTTATTAGGAAGAACAATTCTGACTATGACTTGAACTGTGGCTCATACAGTTCTTTACTTCAAAATGGCGATGGAGGTCCTGGTGAAATAAACTCATATGTCATGTTTCAGTGGCttaaagattttgaacaaaaccCACCTGGACCTAGAGATCCCATTTATTTGGGAGATATGTTAGAGATTTTCTCTGTTAACTTGCATAGATTCGAGGAATTACTAGAGACAGAACCAATACCACCCAATGGGGTGACATCAGACATCTTGGGCTTCACGAGGTTCAAAATATCTGAGCTTATTGCCGAGCTTCTTCATTGTTCCAATATGACTTTGTTGAACTCTAAAAAGATTAGAAAAATAATTAGCATAAGAGACCATATTCGattacaacaatcaaaGCGTTTAAAGAAAGCTTTAGATGAAAAGATTGCATTTGTGGAATCTCCAAATATTCAGGATGTCACTTCTGGGTTAGATGATGTGTCATTAGATGATGTTCAATTTGCTGATGAAGACAAGCATGATtattccaatttgattaaaaacATAGagtcaattgaagattcagaagatgaagagcCTTCCATATCACCAGAAAACCCATTTGTCTGTGAAGAAAGAAACAAAGCAATCAGGCTGGATCCTTGTGTAGGGGaccttttcaaaatcaaactcattGACCTGAAAGTTTTGTTAAGTATTGTAAGCAAATTCACCAAGTACGAAtggaacaattttttccaTAACGTGGTCTTTGACTTGGTGCAACAGATATTCAATGGAAAACTCAACTCATATAACTCTTTTTTAATAGTGGAACTATTCAAAAAAGACCAATGTGATTTGACGGATCTAATAGTGAGATCCTATGAAAACGAAGTTGAACCTCGACCAGGCTATATGGGACATTTGATTCTTATTGGGGAGGAAATTGTCAAGTTCACCTCGTTGTACAAGCCCGATCTTATATCCCACACGATAGTTGAAGCCATACTGAGCGAGAAATGGAATTGGTTTGTTAATGATATCTTGACAAAAACGAGGGAGGTTTACAATGTAGTCTTGGGTGCTGACGAAGGAGACACATTTGACAACACAGATGACTATGTAGACCCAGATGAACCAAAGAAAATCATCCTCGGTGACACTTCCAATCATGAAGAGTTTGTCCATGACGGTGAGAATGAAGACGAGGATGAAGATATGGATGGGCCCAAAGTTGCTGATGTCGAGGTGGGGAAAATGACCCCGAGTGGTGATATAACCCAACATGCTGTggatgaggatgaagaaCTAGGCGATCCATTAGAAAACAATGACGTAGATCATTTATCAGGAAGTTCatctgatgaagatgaggaagaCGACGGGAACGTATTACGAAGAGTGCCCAATCATAATGAGTAA
- a CDS encoding Erj5 protein (S. cerevisiae homolog ERJ5 has role in protein folding and localizes to endoplasmic reticulum): MKLLFLILLTISIVSAWSPEDYEIFKLNDKVRQVLGPDVTFYQWFNLTRGPKSTPMEIKKAYRKLSKTLHPDKFSSNAARKKAEEKYAVLSSVNNILRDVSRKERYDYFLDKGFPKWKGTGYYYSKFRPGLILTVIVIYILVGVLHYFALKINRRQSFKRIAEYKNQIKNQAWGGSIVPPSDGSDRKLVNEANNTTFIVKSTGDIYIENDEGLHLIDEYDINVNPTFKDTLIFKIPAGLYNLTLGKVLTPINTTVTYKKPHSSNQKQSQTEQVKKKKNKGKKMELPNGTVVYSRKK; encoded by the coding sequence ATGAAGCTCTTATTCTTAATTCTTCTCACTATTAGCATAGTGAGTGCCTGGAGCCCAGAAGACTATGAAATCTTCAAACTCAATGACAAAGTTCGTCAAGTGTTGGGTCCAGATGTAACTTTTTACCAATGGTTTAATTTAACAAGAGGACCGAAATCAACGCCAATGGAGATCAAAAAGGCGTATAggaaattgtcaaaaacATTGCATCCTGACAAGTTCAGCTCTAATGCTGCAAGAAAGAAAGCGGAAGAAAAGTATGCTGTCTTGTCATCagtcaacaatattttaaGAGATGTCTCAAGAAAAGAGAGGTATGACTACTTTCTCGACAAaggttttccaaaatggaAGGGAACAGGATATTACTATTCCAAGTTTCGTCCTGGGTTGATTTTGACGGTGATTGTGATTTATATCCTTGTCGGTGTGTTGCATTATTTTGctttgaaaatcaacagAAGACAGTCGTTCAAAAGGATTGCAGAGTAcaagaatcaaatcaaaaaccaaGCTTGGGGCGGCTCTATAGTACCACCTTCGGATGGTTCAGATAGAAAATTAGTTAATGAGGCAAACAATACCACTTTCATTGTCAAAAGCACAGGAGATATCTATATTGAGAACGATGAAGGACTACATCTTATTGACGAGTACGATATCAACGTGAATCCAACATTCAAAGACACGTTAATCTTCAAGATACCAGCAGGGTTGTACAATTTGACATTAGGAAAGGTGTTAACACCAATAAACACAACAGTCACGTATAAGAAGCCGCATTCCAGTAATCAAAAGCAAAGTCAGACAGAACAGgttaaaaagaaaaagaataaaggaaagaaaatgGAATTGCCAAATGGAACAGTAGTATATAGTAGAAAGAAATAG
- a CDS encoding Mrpl44 protein (S. cerevisiae homolog MRPL44 is structural constituent of mitochondrial large ribosomal subunit) codes for MITKYFANVSVKFNPFSTGAKSARIFLSRMPSTAKIDFKLLNNPSDQQEIKVAFKDKHVMTVDPSTMTVADLGDYFDSHSRKLAIKDSIQE; via the coding sequence ATGATTACGAAGTACTTTGCAAATGTGCTGGTGAAATTTAATCCATTCAGCACGGGAGCAAAAAGTGCTAGGATTTTTCTTTCCCGCATGCCATCCACGGCAAAGATAGACTTCAAACTCTTGAATAACCCATCTGATCAACAAGAGATTAAAGTAGCGTTCAAAGATAAACATGTAATGACTGTTGACCCTAGCACTATGACCGTGGCTGATTTGGGAGATTATTTTGATTCACACTCGAGAAAGTTGGCGATCAAGGATTCCATTCAAGAGTAA
- a CDS encoding Fdh1 formate dehydrogenase codes for MGRPKVLLVLYAGGKHAQEEKKLLGAIENELGIRQFIEDHGYDLVATTDKDKVDSAFDSNLEDAEIVITTPFYPAYLTKERIAKAPKLKVAVTAGVGSDHVDLNAANERGIAVLEVTGSNVQSVAEHAVMTMLVLIRNYNIGHLQATSGGWDVAAVAKQEYDLEGKVVATVGAGRIGYRVLERLVPFNVKKLLYYDYQPLPAEAEEKLNKASKLYNNVDTIVEKVDSLEALVSEADIVTINCPLHEKTKGLFDKALISKMKKGAYLVDTARGAICDADAVVEALESGHLGGYGGDVWNVQPAPKDHPWRKMHNPYGPEYGNAMTIHVSGTSLDAQARYAAGVKQILTQYFDKTYNYRPQDVICIDGHYATKAYGQRDDAKKVPK; via the coding sequence atgGGTAGACCAAAGGTTTTATTAGTTCTTTATGCTGGTGGGAAGCATgctcaagaagaaaagaagttgttggGTGCTATTGAAAACGAATTGGGTATTCGTCAATTCATTGAAGACCACGGTTACGACTTGGTTGCAACTACTGACAAGGACAAAGTTGACTCTGCATTTGACTCCAACTTGGAAGATGCTGAGATTGTCATTACAACCCCTTTCTACCCAGCCTACTTGACTAAAGAAAGAATCGCTAAGGCTCCAAAGTTGAAGGTTGCTGTCACTGCCGGTGTTGGTTCTGACCATGTTGACTTGAACGCTGCCAATGAAAGAGGTATTGCAGTTTTGGAAGTCACTGGATCCAATGTTCAATCAGTCGCTGAACATGCTGTCATGACCATGCTTGTTTTGATTAGAAACTACAACATTGGACACTTGCAAGCTACTTCAGGTGGTTGGGatgttgctgctgttgccAAACAAGAGTACGACTTGGAAGGTAAAGTTGTTGCTACTGTTGGTGCtggaagaattggataCCGTGTATTGGAAAGATTGGTTCCATTCAAtgtcaaaaaattgttgtacTACGACTACCAACCATTGCCAGCTGAAGcagaagaaaaattaaataaaGCATCAAAATTATACAACAACGTTGacaccattgttgaaaaagtagATAGTTTAGAAGCTTTGGTTTCCGAGGCTGATATTGTCACCATCAATTGTCCGTTGCACGAAAAGACAAAAGGTTTGTTTGATAAAGCTTTAATCtccaaaatgaagaaaGGTGCTTACTTAGTTGACACTGCCAGGGGTGCTATCTGTGATGCTGATGCTGTTGTAGAAGCTTTGGAATCAGGCCACCTTGGTGGATATGGTGGCGATGTCTGGAACGTTCAACCTGCACCAAAGGATCACCCATGGAGAAAGATGCACAATCCATACGGTCCAGAATACGGTAATGCCATGACCATTCACGTCTCGGGTACTTCATTGGATGCTCAAGCTAGATACGCTGCTGGTGTTAAGCAAATCTTGACTCAATACTTTGACAAGACCTACAATTACAGACCACAAGATGTCATTTGTATCGATGGTCACTATGCTACTAAAGCTTATGGTCAACGTGACGATGCTAAGAAAGTCCCAAagtaa